The following proteins come from a genomic window of Aspergillus oryzae RIB40 DNA, chromosome 4:
- a CDS encoding N-terminal protein methyltransferase (hydroxyindole-O-methyltransferase and related SAM-dependent methyltransferases), whose product MATPDSKIDHAASIRYWNSVAANSNTMLGMLGSYPWYTRIDLRGSKSFLSKVRRLVPGCTTEGKLKLGADCGAGVGRVTEGFLKDVCETVDAVEPVEKFTQVIRDSALKGSGIVGDIYTVGLEGWYPEKKYDLIWTQFCVGHLTDVQLVEYFVRCRESLTETGIVVVKENQSTDPNGNDMYDDEDSSVTRTDEKFKEIFKQAGLIVVTSELQLGFPKNFKLLPVRFYALRPKS is encoded by the coding sequence ATGGCAACCCCAGACTCTAAGATCGACCATGCCGCTTCTATCCGATACTGGAACAGCGTCGCTGCCAACTCCAACACCATGCTGGGCATGTTGGGGAGTTACCCTTGGTATACACGCATCGATCTACGCGGTTCGAAGAGCTTTCTTTCTAAGGTCCGACGATTGGTACCCGGTTGCACCACTGAAGGGAAATTGAAGCTGGGAGCTGATTGCGGTGCGGGAGTGGGGCGCGTAACGGAGGGGTTCCTCAAGGATGTATGCGAAACAGTGGACGCAGTCGAGCCGGTCGAGAAATTCACTCAGGTTATACGCGACAGTGCTCTGAAGGGCTCTGGTATCGTGGGCGATATTTATACCGTCGGGTTGGAGGGGTGGTACCCGGAGAAGAAATATGACCTGATCTGGACTCAATTCTGCGTGGGACATTTGACGGATGTCCAGTTGGTTGAGTACTTTGTGCGGTGTCGTGAATCATTGACAGAGACGGGAATCGTGGTAGTCAAGGAGAATCAATCGACTGATCCCAATGGAAATGATATGtatgatgacgaggatagTAGCGTGACGAGGACGGATGAGAAGTTCAAAGAGATCTTCAAGCAGGCCGGGTTGATTGTTGTCACGTCTGAATTGCAGCTCGGGTTCCCAAAAAATTTCAAGCTGCTCCCTGTGAGGTTCTATGCTCTCCGGCCGAAGAGTTGA
- a CDS encoding uncharacterized protein (predicted protein), translated as MEEGTANTNPLEPPPLPYSLRTRKKSIAFFWILFVFDTLAQPVALYFGLWYGTNLSHNLVFTIVTAALGGISVFEYFYRLYNLFRKDSRTRPLNARKSWLDFFHINFTIVWLILAVELIVGTVQEEPYVRLVAMVLPSVMFYFGGVYLALDILRVLGFKAPFRISSTPKGSTMPTALYVMIEDVVAVDGGGGQTYRYALRVRYLSSPYFRRMLFQMNCFWAGGSIIFAAVITAIVFTTPKPVAYTLGWSLPFVWAGVWTLITIPWVQSDLRREKKAWAENRGQGGIPYTDDISAPADRTRLESIHEHMPNLWPWGREKNKEKPSTQSTPSDGHSNV; from the exons ATGGAAGAAGGAACCGCTAATACCAACCCTTTGGAACCTCCGCCGCTCCCTTACTCACTCCGGACACGAAAGAAGTCAATCGCATTTTTCTGGATATTATTCGTTTTTGATACCCTCGCTCAGCCTGTGGCACTCTACTTCGGTCTATGGTATGGCACGAACCTGTCACATAACTTGG TCTTTACCATTGTGACAGCTGCATTAGGAGGGATCTCTGTGTTTGAATACTTCTACCGGCTCTATAATTTGTTCCGAAAAGATTCTCGCACTCGGCCGTTGAACGCACGGAAATCATGG ttggatttctttcatATCAATTTCACCATCGTCTGGTTGATCCTTGCCGTTGAACTTATCGT AGGAACGGTCCAGGAGGAACCCTATG TGCGACTTGTAGCCATGGTTCTCCCGAGCGTCATGTTCTACTTCGGTGGTGTCTACTTGGCCCTCGATATTCTTCGTGTGCTCGGTTTCAAGGCTCCATTCCGAATAtcctcaaccccaaaagGCTCTACAATGCCCACAGCTCTATATGTTATGATCGAAGACGTGGTGGCAGTGGATGGCGGCGGCGGCCAGACATACCGGTATGCCCTTCGAGTCCGGTATCTTTCCAGCCCATACTTCCGCCGTATGCTCTTTCAAATGAACTGTTTCTGGGCCGGGGGCTCCATTATTTTTGCTGCTGTCATCACTGCAATTGTCTTTACAACACCAAAGCCTGTCGCGTATACG CTTGGATGGTCTTTGCCGTTCGTTTGGGCCGGCGTCTGGACTCTAATCACCATCCCATGGGTCCAAAGTGATCTTCGTCGCGAGAAGAAAGCATGGGCTGAAAACCGCGGCCAAGGAGGCATTCCTTACACGGATGATATTAGCGCGCCGGCTGATCGGACTCGGCTCGAGTCGATACACGAACATATGCCGAACTTATGGCCTTGGGGCCGCGAGAAAAATAAGGAAAAGCCCTCTACGCAGTCTACCCCGTCTGACGGCCATTCAAACGTATGA